Proteins encoded by one window of Aphidius gifuensis isolate YNYX2018 linkage group LG2, ASM1490517v1, whole genome shotgun sequence:
- the LOC122850363 gene encoding uncharacterized protein LOC122850363, which translates to MLSLTENMRTLPEEKEFSKYLLNVGNGVLNDKNDNIIAPEQCIAENNEDIVESIFKEIIKNQKYDELTKVAVLAARNVDVDEINYAILPEYLHSLNPSNFPQHELKLRINCVVMLLRNLSIAEGLCNRTRLQILELAHNLLKYISNNNLNEYDKIIKPNGKLKRSMNDQSQTRNMSSKKLKMSTSKSSESINDDESDDSSLEENFHENNKCSQ; encoded by the exons atgctATCATTAACAGAAAATATGAGAACACTACCTGAAGAGaaagaattttcaaaatatcttCTAAATGTTGGCAATGGtgttttaaatgacaaaaacgATAATATAATAGCACCGGAACAATGCATAgctgaaaataatgaagataTAGTAGAATCAATattcaaagaaattattaaaaatcaaaaatacgaTGAACTTACAAAAGTAGCTGTATTAGCAGCACGAAATGTTGACGTTGATGAAATCAATT ATGCAATCTTACCAGAATATCTTCATTCATTAAATCCATCAAATTTTCCTCAGCATGAACTTAAATTAAGAATTAATTGTGTAGTTATGCTGCTACGTAATTTGAGTATTGCTGAAGGTCTATGCAATAGAACACGATTACAAATACTAGAATTAGCTCATAATCTCTTAAAAT ATATttcgaataataatttgaatgaatatgataaaataataaaaccaaatGGTAAGCTCAAACGTAGTATGAATGATCAATCACAAACCAGAAATATGTCatcaaaaaaacttaaaatgaGTACCAGTAAAAGTAGTGAAtctattaatgatgatgaaagcGATGATAGTTCTCTTGAAGAAAATTTCCATGAAA ataacaAGTGTTCCCAATGA